A genomic segment from Schistosoma mansoni strain Puerto Rico chromosome 5, complete genome encodes:
- a CDS encoding putative sodium/hydrogen exchanger, whose protein sequence is MFSFLCHYHQFFKHLLFNYLLIIIFIMKQLIYAKHTTHNHSTIIHSKGGISIIKWEFHEFSTHITVMLFLMILICLKLAYHYIPYISSYIPESLLLILIGITFGSIVFYKIENYTIDNTVWKFTPSLFSYYLLPPIILQSSYELYNRTFSEYLGVILIFSVIGTICNFLFIGIIMYGIYIIGGFGQPKLNMNIKLFLLFSSLIVAVDPVAVLAIFQDIGVELSLYYIVFGESLFNDAITIVLNNIMIVFNNNEQLSSIQIFIGIASFFTVSFGGLFIGVLFGIITCLITRIHSHLSVFTILLLAYFSYIIADCIGWSGIISMIGCGLIQAAYAFHNIGEKYVKSLHLITKILAEVSEAVIFLFLGIQVISYKLEWHTGFIIWGLILCLLSRTIVIFCITAIVNYVNIDETKITISQQIILIYGGLRGAVAFALAVLIPEDIFPMNGIYHKNIIVTTTLFIILFTVGFMGITIKPLMKLLKIPEQMMTMNMNKKQYRKISMNTNDILFDQLSHNNQFSIYASNSKRKGQLDLNEAFNDLLKYHQPKQSMQLEEFKQTEQLNIEHDENKDTIQSKEDTDEKDSHIEQYNQHSTHSLQPDIRDYRKRRDLRKDIE, encoded by the exons ATGTTTTCATTCTTATGTCATTATCatcaattttttaaacatttattatttaattatttattaattattatatttataatgaaacaaTTAATTTATGCTAAACATACTACTCATAATCATTCAACTATAATTCATTCTAAGGGAGGAATATCTATCATAAAATGGGAATTTCATGAATTCTCTACACATATCACTGTAATgttatttttaatgatattaatatgtttaaaattagcTTATCATTATATTCCATATATATCATCTTATATACctgaatcattattattaattttaattggTATTACATTTGGTAGTattgtattttataaaattgAAAATTATACTATTGATAATACTGTATGGAAATTTACACCctctttattttcatattatttattacCTCCTATTATATTACAATCATCATATGAATTATATAATAGAACATTTAGTGAATATTTAGGTGTTATATTAATATTTTCTGTAATTGGTACAAtatgtaattttttatttattggtaTAATTATGTATGGTATTTATATAATAGGAGGATTTGGACAACCAAAATTAAAtatgaatattaaattatttttattatttagttcATTAATAGTTGCTGTAGATCCAGTTGCTGTATTAGCTATTTTTCAAGATATTGGTGTTGAATTAAGTTTATATTATATTGTATTTGGTGAATCATTATTTAATGATGCAATTACAATTGtattaaataatataatgattgtatttaataataatgaacaattaaGTAGTATACAAATTTTTATTGGAATTGCATCATTTTTTACTGTTAGTTTTGGTGGTTTATTTATTGGTGTACTATTTGGTATTATAACATGTTTAATTACAAGAATACATAGTCATTTATCTGtatttacaatattattattagcatatttttcatatattattgCTGATTGTATTGGTTGGTCTGGTATTATATCAATGATTGGTTGTGGTCTTATACAAGCTGCTTATGCATTTCATAATATTGGTGAAAAATATGTAAAAAGTTTACATTTAATAACTAAAATTTTAGCTGAAGTTAGTGAAGctgtcatttttttatttttaggtATTCAGGTTATATCATATAAGTTAGAATGGCATACTGGTTTTATTATATGGGGTCttatattatgtttattatcaCGTACTATAGTTATATTTTGTATAACAGCTATTGTAAATTATGTTAATATTGATGAAACTAAAATAACTATATCTCAacaaattatattaatttatgGAGGATTACGTGGTGCTGTAGCATTTGCATTAGCAGTACTTATACCAGAAGATATATTTCCAATGAATGGAATCTATCATAAAAATATCATAGTAACTAcaacattatttattatattatttactgTTGGGTTTATGGGTATTACTATTAAACcattaatgaaattattaaaaatac CTGAACAAATGATgacaatgaatatgaataaaaaacaatataGAAAAATTTCAATGAATACTAATGATATATTATTTGATCAATTATCACATAATAATCAATTTAGTATCTATGCATCAAATTCTAAACGTAAAGGTCAATTAGATTTAAATGAAGCatttaatgatttattaaaatatc ATCAACCAAAACAATCAATGCAACTTGAAGAATTTAAACAAACAGAacaattgaatattgaacatgATGAAAATAAGGATACTATTCAAAGTAAAGAAGATACTGATGAAAAAGATTCTCATATTGAACAATATAATCAACATTCTACACATTCATTACAACCTGATATTAGAGATTATCGAAAAAGACGAGATTTGAGAAAGGATATTGAATag